In a genomic window of Penaeus vannamei isolate JL-2024 chromosome 10, ASM4276789v1, whole genome shotgun sequence:
- the LOC113828408 gene encoding proteoglycan 4, whose amino-acid sequence MLICNCWVKRRICIAFVPLIELTEALTRYPATYYGADTGAVLEEYTIAPECGTEETQEFAPVTPEGDTETQEVAPVTPEGYTETQEVAPVTPEGDTESQEFAPVTPEGDTETQEVAPVTPEGDTETQEEVAPVTPEGDTETQEVAPVTPEGDMEETQKVATVTPEGDTESQEVAPVTPEGDMKETQEVAPVTPEGDMEETQEVAPVTPEGDTESQQFAPVTPEGDMEETQEVAPVTPEGDTETQEVAPVTPEGDTETQEVAPVTPEGDMEETQKVAPVTPEGDTESQEVAPVTPEGDMEETQETQEVAPVTPEGDMEETQEVAPVTPEGDTESQQFAPVTPEGDMEETQEVAPVTPEGDTETQEVAPVTPEGDMEETQKVATVTPEGDMEETQEVAPVTPEGDMEETQKVAPVTPEGDTESQEFAPVTPEGDMEETQEVAPVTPEGDTETQEVAPVTPEGDMEETQKVATVTPEGDMEETQEVAPVRPEGDRETLEVAPVTPEGDRETLEVAPVTPEGDRETLEVAPVTPEGDMEETQEVAPVTPEGDRETLEVAPVTPEGDTETQEVAPVTPKGNMEETQKVAPVTPEGDTESQEVAPVTPEGDRETLEVAPVTPEGDMEETQKVAPVTPEGDRETLEVAPVTPEGDTDTQEVAPVTPEGNMKETQKVAPVTPEGDTESQEVAPVTPEGDRETLEVAPVTPEGDTETQEVAPVTPEGDTESQEVAPVTPEGDTETQEVAPEVAPVTPEGDTETQEVAPVTPEGDMEETQKVAPVTPEGDTETQKVAPVTPEGDRETLEVAPVTPEGDTEETQEVAPVMFDTALFD is encoded by the exons ATGCTCATT TGCAACTGTTGGGTTAAACGGCGCATTTGCATTGCCTTTGTTCCGTTAATCGAATTAACTGAGGCATTAACACGCTACCCTGCTACATACTACGGCGCTGACACGGGCGCGGTCCTTGAGGAATATACG ATCGCGCCCGAATGTGGCacggaggagacccaggagttcgcccccgtcacgcccgaaggggacacggagacccaggaggtcgcccccgtcacgcccgaagggtacacggagacccaggaggtcgcccccgtcacgccCGAAGGGGACACGGAGTCCCAGGAGTTCGCCCCCGTCACGCCCGAAGGGGAcacggagacccaggaggtcgcccccgtcacgcccgaaggggacacggagacccaggag gaggtcgcccccgtcacgcccgaaggggacacggagacccaggaggtcgcccccgtcacgccCGAAGGGGACATGGAAGAGACCCAGAAGGTCGCCACCGTCACGCCCGAAGGGGACACGGAgtcccaggaggtcgcccccgtcacgcccgaaggggacatgaaagagacccaggaggtcgcccccgtcacgcccgaaggggacatggaagagacccaggaggtcgcccccgtcacgccCGAAGGGGACACGGAGTCCCAGCAGTTCGCCCCCGTCACGCCCGAAGGGGACATGgaagagacccaggaggtcgcccccgtcacgcccgaaggggacacggagacccaggaggtcgcccccgtcacgcccgaaggggacacggagacccaggaggtcgcccccgtcacgccCGAAGGGGACATGGAAGAGACCCAGAaggtcgcccccgtcacgccCGAAGGGGACACGGAgtcccaggaggtcgcccccgtcacgcccgaaggggacatggaagagacccaggag acccaggaggtcgcccccgtcacgcccgaaggggacatggaagagacccaggaggtcgcccccgtcacgccCGAAGGGGACACGGAGTCCCAGCAGTTCGCCCCCGTCACGCCCGAAGGGGACATGgaagagacccaggaggtcgcccccgtcacgcccgaaggggacacggagacccaggaggtcgcccccgtcacgccCGAAGGGGACATGGAAGAGACCCAGAAGGTCGCCACCGTCACGCCCGAAGGGGACATGgaagagacccaggaggtcgcccccgtcacgccCGAAGGGGATATGGAAGAGACCCAGAaggtcgcccccgtcacgccCGAAGGGGACACGGAGTCCCAGGAGTTCGCCCCCGTCACGCCCGAAGGGGACATGgaagagacccaggaggtcgcccccgtcacgcccgaaggggacacggagacccaggaggtcgcccccgtcacgccCGAAGGGGACATGGAAGAGACCCAGAAGGTCGCCACCGTCACGCCCGAAGGGGACATGgaagagacccaggaggtcgcccccgtcaggcccgaaggagacagggagacccTGGAGGTCGCCCCTGTCACGCCCGAAGGGGACAGGGAGACCctggaggtcgcccccgtcacgcccgaaggagacagggagacccTGGAGGTCGCCCCTGTCACGCCCGAAGGGGACATGgaagagacccaggaggtcgcccccgtcacgcccgaaggagacagggagacccTGGAGGTCGCCCCTGTCACGCCCGAAGGGGAcacggagacccaggaggtcgcccccgtcacgccCAAAGGGAACATGGAAGAGACCCAGAaggtcgcccccgtcacgccCGAAGGGGACACGGAgtcccaggaggtcgcccccgtcacgcccgaaggagacagggagacccTGGAGGTCGCCCCTGTCACGCCCGAAGGGGACATGGAAGAGACCCAGAaggtcgcccccgtcacgcccgaaggagacagggagacccTGGAGGTCGCCCCTGTCACGCCCGAAGGGGACACGGacacccaggaggtcgcccccgtcacgccCGAAGGGAACATGAAAGAGACCCAGAaggtcgcccccgtcacgccCGAAGGGGACACGGAgtcccaggaggtcgcccccgtcacgccCGAAGGGGACAGGGAGACCCTGGAGGTCGCCCCTGTCACGCCCGAAGGGGAcacggagacccaggaggtcgcccccgtcacgccCGAAGGGGACACGGAgtcccaggaggtcgcccccgtcacgcccgaaggggacacggagacccaggaggtcgccccc gaggtcgcccccgtcacgcccgaaggggacacggagacccaggaggtcgcccccgtcacgccCGAAGGGGACATGGAAGAGACCCAGAaggtcgcccccgtcacgccCGAAGGGGACACGGAGACCCAGAaggtcgcccccgtcacgcccgaaggagacagggagacccTGGAGGTCGCCCCTGTCACGCCCGAAGGGGATACGGAGGaaacccaggaggtcgcccctgTCATGTTCGACACGGCACTTTTTGACTGA